In the genome of Aspergillus luchuensis IFO 4308 DNA, chromosome 2, nearly complete sequence, one region contains:
- a CDS encoding fumarylacetoacetate hydrolase family protein (COG:Q;~EggNog:ENOG410PMFC;~InterPro:IPR011234,IPR036663;~PFAM:PF01557;~go_function: GO:0003824 - catalytic activity [Evidence IEA]), giving the protein MSKVASTFSRLVRFVPKSNPSKVLIGEPVDAAVDVGLAVYQGKDVAVRPFSGSSVLSPGQKTDSTETIERILSPLAQSEVGSIRCIGLNYVSHAAEMKLSIPDVPTLFMKPSTALSDPWPAPTVLPKLTQIDNTGDYESEMVIVIGRDAKDVSEVEALDYVLGYTAANDISSRTYQMNQSQWCFSKGFDTSCPIGIAHLCYISVIAIRADG; this is encoded by the exons GCCTCGTGCGCTTCGTCCCCAAGTCGAACCCTTCTAAGGTTCTGATCGGTGAGCCCGTCGACGCCGCTGTAGATGTTGGGTTGGCCGTCTACCAGGGCAAGGATGTCGCTGTGCGCCCTTTCTCCGGTAGCTCCGTCCTCAGCCCCGGCCAGAAGACCGACTCGACCGAGACCATTGAGCGCATTCTCTCGCCTCTGGCGCAGAGTGAAGTCGGCTCCATCAGATGCATTGGACTGAAC TATGTCTCCCACGCCGCTGAGATGAAGCTGTCTATCCCCGATGTTCCCACTCTCTTCATGAAGCCATCGACTGCCCTGTCGGACCCCTGGCCCGCCCCGACCGTTCTGCCCAAGCTCACCCAGATCGATAACACGGGTGACTATGAGTCGGAGATGGTCATTGTGATCGGTCGTGATGCGAAGGATGTCAGCGAGGTTGAGGCCCTCGACTACGTGCTCGGATATACCGCGGCCAACGATATCTCTAGCCGCACGTACCAGATGAACCAGAGCCAATGGTGCTTCTCCAAGGGCTTCGACACTTCTTGCCCGATCGGTATAGCTCACCTTTGTTACATAAGTGTTATTGCAATTCGTGCTGATGGATGA